A part of Salvelinus alpinus chromosome 23, SLU_Salpinus.1, whole genome shotgun sequence genomic DNA contains:
- the LOC139550107 gene encoding zinc finger and BTB domain-containing protein 14-like produces the protein MGEFLKYIDYDHKTSFLKMLNQQRMEGDHCDVVVVVENVEFRAHRCVLAACSIYFKKLFKKQNDVDNSIVELDFIRSDIFEEVLNYMYTARLAVRKKDINLMMSSGQVLGIAFLDNLCSQKREPNMKLSRENQAPGDGMRAQDAILKELAMEEVRKNSFYDGGMEAMGSGGPHGVPPHFGGNMSKDPHGAHGWTSSSSSSSDMKLDYLLYGHRSDGIHPGMKPGGDGPKKDKSHLAHRPFACEVCPKTFTTQAHLKEHLKIHTGFKPHRCLVCGKAFIRGPDLKRHERVHSNERPFGCQMCEKAFKHKSHLRDHERQHRGERPFNCGSCEKAFIKASDLKRHWNTMHSQRRTLSPAAAAAATPGSIQGDTDTQSQRDWKLEAGPHS, from the coding sequence atgggtgaattcCTGAAATACATCGACTACGATCACAAGACAAGCTTCTTGAAGATGTTGAACCAACAGAGGATGGAAGGGGATCACTGTGACGTTGTGGTTGTGGTGGAAAACGTTGAGTTCAGAGCTCACCGCTGTGTCCTGGCCGCCTGCAGCATCTACTTCAAGAAGCTGTTTAAAAAACAGAACGATGTGGACAACTCCATCGTGGAGCTCGACTTCATCCGTTCCGACATCTTCGAGGAGGTCCTCAATTACATGTACACCGCCAGGCTCGCCGTCCGCAAAAAGGACATCAACCTCATGATGTCCTCCGGACAGGTCCTGGGGATCGCCTTCCTCGACAACCTGTGTTCACAGAAGCGTGAGCCCAATATGAAGCTGAGTCGTGAGAACCAGGCGCCAGGGGACGGTATGAGAGCCCAGGACGCGATCCTCAAAGAGCTGGCcatggaggaggtgaggaagaACAGCTTCtacgatggagggatggaggccaTGGGCTCTGGAGGCCCTCACGGGGTCCCTCCTCACTTCGGCGGGAACATGTCTAAAGACCCCCACGGCGCCCACGGCTggacctcctcctcttcctcgtccaGCGATATGAAGCTTGACTACCTGCTGTACGGCCACCGCTCTGACGGCATCCACCCGGGAATGAAACCGGGCGGAGACGGCCCCAAGAAAGACAAGTCCCACCTGGCCCACCGTCCGTTCGCTTGCGAGGTGTGCCCCAAAACCTTTACCACCCAGGCCCACCTCAAAGAGCACCTGAAGATCCACACGGGCTTTAAACCGCACCGCTGCCTGGTCTGTGGCAAAGCGTTCATACGAGGGCCCGACTTAAAGCGACACGAGAGGGTCCACAGCAACGAGAGACCCTTCGGATGCCAGATGTGTGAAAAGGCCTTCAAGCACAAGTCCCACCTGCGAGACCACGAGCGGCAGCACCGAGGGGAGAGGCCCTTCAACTGCGGCTCCTGTGAAAAGGCGTTCATCAAAGCGTCCGACCTGAAGCGCCACTGGAACACGATGCACAGCCAGCGCAGAACGCTGTCCCCGGCCGCCGCCGCCGCCGCCACCCCGGGCAGCATCCAGGGAGACACCGACACGCAGAGCCAGAGGGACTGGAAGCTAGAGGCTGGGCCACATTCGTAA